A genome region from Candidatus Eremiobacteraceae bacterium includes the following:
- a CDS encoding type II toxin-antitoxin system HicB family antitoxin, with protein MSGTLSEVHVTLTADSEGGFVVTVDEFPEIATEGDTLEEAIANAKEAIQLVVTQRVADGSFGTAKPAPTPRVEIARLEVAI; from the coding sequence TTGAGCGGCACTCTTTCGGAAGTCCACGTTACTCTCACCGCAGACAGCGAGGGCGGATTTGTCGTCACGGTCGACGAGTTTCCTGAGATTGCGACAGAGGGTGATACGTTGGAAGAAGCGATCGCGAACGCGAAGGAGGCCATCCAGCTGGTGGTCACCCAGCGCGTGGCAGATGGTTCGTTTGGAACGGCCAAGCCGGCTCCGACTCCCAGGGTTGAGATCGCGCGTCTAGAGGTCGCTATTTGA